A stretch of the Pelodiscus sinensis isolate JC-2024 chromosome 8, ASM4963464v1, whole genome shotgun sequence genome encodes the following:
- the LOC142830330 gene encoding uncharacterized protein LOC142830330, producing MSQPSEGSQPSTAPHDQPGGSREPARGRKRRAPAWSSAEIVDLIEVWGEASNVHDLRTSHRNAAVYGRMAASLAARGHQRSREQVRCKIKDLRQSYSRACLPGADPEACPHFHALDRILGPHAVPAPRDVIDPGAEGPLLDTEEEEEGSESQEPAASLPRTRDPRGTPQSRSPASSEAGEASTSAAPGTAGRTTPPAAAARARASRTARNQEDYQRRHLRFLDRQLRLQDHWVQEDLRLRQRSLEALEEQGRALRGHLQSLLDRFPFPPPPAPPLAPPLAPPAPPLAPPLAPPAPPAPPASAPASSTPPVLSAPPSTTIPHRRPRTRSVARRERHPDSHP from the exons atgagccagccatccgagggctcccagccctccactgctccccacgaccagcctggcggctcccgggagcctgcccgggggcgcaaaaggcgggcgcccgcctggtcaagtgcggagatcgtggacctcatcgaggtttggggggaagcctcaaatgtccacgatctccgcactagccaccggaacgcggccgtctatggacgcatggctgccagcctggccgccaggggccaccagcgcagccgggagcaggtgcgctgcaagattaaagacttgcggcagtcctactcccgggcctgcctgccaggggctgacccggaggcctgcccccacttccatgccctggaccgcatcctggggcctcatgccgtccctgccccccgggacgtgattgaccccggggcagagggaccgctcctggacaccgaggaggaggaagagggctctgagagccaggagcctgctgccagccttcccaggacccgggacccccgaggcaccccacagagccgctcgcctgcatcatcagaggccggggaggcatccacct ctgcagcaccggggactgcagggcgcaccaccccgcctgcagcagccgcccgcgcccgggcaagcaggacagccaggaaccaggaggactaccagaggcggcatctccggttcctggaccgacagctccgtctccaggaccactgggtccaggaggacctcaggctgcgccagaggagtctggaggccctggaggagcagggccgtgccctgcgaggccacctccagagcctgctagaccgctttccatttcctcctccccctgctccccctcttgctccccctcttgctccccctgctccccctcttgctccccctcttgctccccctgctcctcctgctcctcctgcttccgctcctgcttcctccacaccccctgtcctctctgcccccccctccacaaccattccccaccgacgcccccggacccgcagtgtggcgagacgggagaggcacccagactcccacccctga